From Candidatus Rubrimentiphilum sp., one genomic window encodes:
- the rpiB gene encoding ribose 5-phosphate isomerase B: MNIAVAADHAGFEYKDRIALALRDAGHTIIDFGTWDDTPVDYPQYGYAVGEAVASGQAERGILVCGSSIGISMAANKVPGIRCAAVFEPLATELARRHNDANVLALSERLTGWDMIERLVLIFLTTMFDGGRHAHRVEQLFEFGDAQRARTLKAIEAGKVTGAETPRELLGAS; the protein is encoded by the coding sequence ATGAATATCGCCGTTGCAGCCGATCATGCCGGCTTCGAATATAAGGATCGCATTGCGCTGGCGCTGCGTGACGCCGGCCACACCATCATCGACTTTGGAACGTGGGACGATACGCCGGTGGATTATCCGCAGTACGGATACGCAGTCGGCGAGGCGGTCGCGTCCGGACAAGCGGAGCGCGGCATCCTCGTCTGCGGATCGAGCATCGGTATCTCGATGGCAGCCAATAAAGTTCCCGGCATACGCTGCGCGGCGGTTTTTGAGCCGCTGGCAACCGAGCTTGCGCGGCGCCACAACGACGCCAACGTGCTGGCGCTTTCCGAGCGGCTCACCGGCTGGGACATGATCGAACGGCTGGTGCTGATCTTTCTGACGACGATGTTCGACGGCGGGCGGCACGCGCACCGCGTCGAGCAGCTCTTCGAATTTGGCGACGCGCAGCGCGCTCGCACGCTAAAAGCAATTGAGGCCGGCAAGGTAACCGGAGCCGAAACGCCGCGCGAGCTGTTAGGAGCATCATGA
- a CDS encoding TIM barrel protein → MKLACSSTAFDEQLRGGDLTQLEWIDACARELAADGAVFDVRHFPRTDTDYLAQVKKMAADLGLSVAALRHDGFFSSDAEHMEQAVEMAVALGAPLLAAPLPPATEADWNGVLGRLGEATTLAKRFNVTLALRNEPHTFAAGVHDMKRVTKEADSAWLRYGPDFDSLEQGSDPRELLPKTVLVWHEFERAFDGARELLGSYRGFLVLDASEGNATVQSMKKAVDRIWRLSHEI, encoded by the coding sequence ATGAAGCTGGCTTGCTCGAGCACGGCTTTCGACGAACAATTGCGCGGCGGCGATCTCACCCAACTCGAATGGATCGACGCGTGCGCGCGTGAGCTCGCAGCCGACGGCGCCGTCTTTGACGTGCGGCATTTTCCGCGCACCGATACGGACTACCTCGCCCAAGTCAAAAAGATGGCCGCGGACCTGGGACTGAGCGTCGCCGCGCTCCGCCACGACGGCTTTTTCAGCTCCGACGCCGAGCACATGGAGCAAGCGGTGGAGATGGCGGTAGCGCTTGGCGCTCCGCTGCTTGCGGCGCCGTTGCCGCCCGCGACCGAGGCCGATTGGAACGGCGTGCTGGGACGGCTCGGCGAAGCGACGACGCTGGCCAAGCGCTTTAACGTAACGTTGGCGTTGCGCAACGAGCCGCACACTTTCGCCGCCGGCGTTCACGATATGAAACGCGTGACCAAAGAAGCGGACTCCGCGTGGTTGCGCTATGGTCCGGATTTTGACAGCTTAGAACAGGGCAGCGATCCGCGCGAGCTGCTTCCGAAGACGGTCCTGGTGTGGCATGAATTCGAGCGCGCGTTTGACGGCGCGCGCGAGTTGCTGGGTTCCTATCGCGGATTTTTGGTGCTCGATGCATCGGAAGGCAACGCGACCGTGCAGAGCATGAAAAAAGCAGTCGACCGCATATGGCGTCTGTCGCACGAGATCTGA